The proteins below come from a single Streptococcus hyointestinalis genomic window:
- a CDS encoding ABC transporter ATP-binding protein, producing MINTSQWAVFKRLMTYLKRYKWLTALALALLLLTTVIKSVIPLLASHFIDHYLHALNQPAMLLLLGYYGLYVLQSIIQYFGNLFFAKVSYHIVRDIRYDAFANMERLGMAYFDKTPAGSIVSRITNDTEAISDMFSGILSSFITAIFIFSVTLYTMLLLDWRVTLLIILFLPFIFILVNLYRKLSVSVIEKTRSLLSDINSKLSESIEGIKIIQAFGQEKRLQEEFEDINAEHVVYANRSMQLDSLFLRPAMSLLKLLAYAVLMAYFGFRGMQLGISAGVMYAFIQYINRLFDPLIEVTQNFSTLQTSMVSASRVFDLIDERGYEPKQEEGSHTISQGNIAFKNVSFSYDGKRQILDNISFEVKKGETIAFVGSTGSGKSSIINVFMRFYEFQAGEILIDGVDIRHYSKEELRKNIGLVLQEPFLYHGTISSNIKMYQDISEEGVRAAAEFVDASHFIDKLEKGYDQPVSERGGSFSTGQRQLLAFARTVASKPKILILDEATANIDSETEATVQASLEKMRKGRTTIAIAHRLSTIQDADCIYVLDKGRIIEQGRHEELLAQKGTYYRMYSLQAGMMNN from the coding sequence ATGATAAACACAAGTCAATGGGCTGTTTTTAAGCGCTTGATGACCTACCTCAAACGCTACAAATGGTTGACTGCACTAGCGCTGGCTTTATTGCTGCTAACAACCGTTATCAAAAGTGTCATTCCGCTTTTAGCCTCGCACTTTATCGACCATTACCTGCACGCTCTCAATCAGCCTGCTATGTTGCTTTTACTGGGCTATTATGGGCTTTATGTCCTGCAGAGTATCATCCAGTACTTTGGTAATCTCTTTTTTGCTAAGGTGTCTTACCATATCGTGCGTGATATTCGCTACGATGCCTTTGCCAATATGGAGCGCCTTGGTATGGCTTACTTTGACAAGACGCCAGCTGGCTCTATCGTCTCTCGTATCACCAATGATACCGAGGCTATCAGCGATATGTTTTCAGGTATTCTCTCAAGCTTTATCACGGCGATTTTTATCTTTTCTGTGACACTCTACACCATGCTGCTTTTAGATTGGCGAGTGACGCTTTTGATTATCCTCTTTTTGCCCTTTATCTTTATCCTAGTCAATCTCTATCGCAAGCTATCAGTCAGCGTGATTGAAAAGACCAGAAGTTTGCTCAGTGACATCAATAGCAAGTTATCTGAGAGTATCGAGGGGATTAAGATTATACAGGCATTTGGGCAAGAGAAGCGCCTGCAAGAGGAGTTTGAGGACATTAACGCAGAGCATGTCGTCTACGCCAATCGCTCTATGCAGTTGGACTCTCTCTTTTTGCGCCCTGCCATGTCGCTTTTAAAACTGCTAGCTTATGCGGTACTCATGGCTTACTTTGGTTTTCGTGGCATGCAGCTAGGGATTTCTGCTGGGGTCATGTACGCTTTTATCCAGTATATCAACCGTCTCTTTGACCCTTTGATTGAAGTGACGCAGAACTTTTCAACCCTGCAGACCTCTATGGTGTCGGCTAGTCGTGTCTTTGATTTGATTGATGAGCGTGGCTATGAGCCTAAGCAAGAAGAGGGCAGCCACACGATTAGTCAAGGCAATATCGCCTTTAAAAACGTCAGCTTTAGCTATGACGGTAAACGTCAGATTTTGGATAATATCTCCTTTGAGGTGAAAAAAGGTGAGACCATTGCCTTTGTCGGATCAACTGGCTCTGGTAAGTCCTCTATTATCAATGTCTTTATGCGTTTTTACGAGTTTCAAGCGGGTGAGATTCTCATCGATGGTGTGGACATCAGACACTACAGCAAGGAGGAGCTACGCAAGAACATTGGTTTAGTCCTGCAAGAGCCTTTTCTCTATCATGGCACCATTAGCTCCAATATCAAGATGTATCAGGATATTAGTGAGGAAGGGGTAAGGGCTGCAGCTGAGTTTGTGGATGCTAGCCATTTCATTGATAAGCTAGAGAAGGGCTATGACCAACCTGTTAGCGAGCGTGGCGGCAGCTTTTCAACAGGGCAACGCCAGCTCCTAGCCTTTGCAAGGACAGTCGCCAGCAAGCCAAAGATTCTCATCCTTGATGAAGCGACCGCAAACATCGACTCTGAGACTGAAGCAACGGTGCAAGCCTCGCTTGAGAAAATGCGAAAAGGGCGCACCACCATTGCCATTGCCCACAGGCTATCCACTATCCAAGACGCTGACTGTATCTATGTGCTGGACAAGGGGCGTATCATCGAGCAAGGACGCCATGAAGAGCTCCTCGCCCAAAAAGGCACCTACTACCGCATGTATAGCCTGCAAGCAGGGATGATGAATAATTAA
- a CDS encoding ABC transporter ATP-binding protein, with product MSIIRRLWWFFRLEKRRYLIGIFSLSLVAVLNLIPPKIMGAVIDSITEKKLTTDKLLLSLLWLVLAALAMYALRYIWRMYILGTSYRLGQIMRYRLFEHFTKMPPSFYEKYRTGDLMAHATNDINSLTRLAGGGVMSAVDASITALVTLFTMFFTISWQMTLIAVLPLPFMAYATSRLGRKTHESFKHSQAAFSELNNKVQESVSGIKVTKSFGYQEAELEDFQRVNAMTYQKNMTTMKYDVMFDPLVLLFIGASYVLTLLVGSVMVVKGQVTVGSLVTFVTYLDMLVWPLMAIGFLFNMIQRGSVSYSRIEELLSQESDVKDPEHPIVPAENGDLVYNIDAFHYDHEATLHNIHFTLKKGQTLGIVGQTGSGKTTLLRLLLRQHDVTQGSITLNGHNLKDYRLEDLRGLIGYVPQDQFLFATTILENVRFGNPELSRSAVAEATKLSQVYEDIMAMPEGFDTVVGEKGVSLSGGQKQRLAMSRAMILDPEILLLDDSLSAVDAKTEHAIIDNLRETRQNQTTIITAHRLSAVVHADLILVLQDGTIIEQGRHEDLLRADGWYAKTYASQQLEMEETL from the coding sequence ATGTCTATTATTAGGAGACTATGGTGGTTTTTCAGGCTGGAAAAACGGCGCTATCTGATTGGGATTTTCTCACTCAGTCTGGTTGCCGTACTCAATCTTATTCCACCAAAAATTATGGGAGCTGTGATTGACAGTATCACAGAGAAAAAACTGACGACAGATAAACTACTGCTCAGCCTGCTTTGGCTGGTGCTGGCTGCGCTTGCTATGTATGCGCTGCGCTACATTTGGCGCATGTATATCCTAGGCACATCCTATCGCTTAGGGCAAATCATGCGCTACCGTTTGTTTGAGCATTTTACCAAAATGCCCCCTAGCTTTTACGAAAAATACCGTACGGGTGATTTGATGGCGCATGCTACCAATGACATCAACTCACTGACACGCTTGGCTGGTGGTGGGGTCATGTCAGCTGTTGACGCCTCTATCACAGCACTGGTGACACTGTTTACTATGTTTTTTACCATCTCATGGCAGATGACTCTGATAGCGGTGCTGCCGTTGCCTTTTATGGCTTATGCGACCAGCCGTCTTGGGCGCAAGACTCATGAGAGCTTCAAGCACTCGCAGGCTGCTTTTTCAGAACTCAATAACAAGGTCCAAGAAAGTGTCTCAGGGATCAAAGTCACCAAGTCCTTTGGTTATCAAGAAGCAGAGCTAGAGGATTTTCAGCGGGTAAATGCCATGACTTATCAGAAAAACATGACGACCATGAAGTACGATGTCATGTTTGATCCCTTAGTCTTGCTCTTTATCGGAGCGTCCTATGTGCTGACGCTTCTAGTAGGGTCTGTCATGGTGGTCAAGGGGCAGGTCACAGTAGGGAGTCTAGTGACCTTTGTGACTTATCTTGATATGCTGGTGTGGCCTTTGATGGCGATTGGCTTTTTGTTTAATATGATACAACGTGGTAGTGTGTCTTATAGTCGGATTGAGGAGTTGCTCAGTCAAGAGTCCGATGTCAAAGACCCAGAACACCCTATCGTACCTGCTGAAAACGGTGACCTCGTTTATAATATCGACGCCTTTCACTATGACCACGAGGCGACGCTCCACAATATCCACTTTACGCTGAAAAAAGGACAGACCTTGGGAATTGTCGGACAGACTGGCTCTGGTAAGACCACCTTGCTACGCTTGCTGTTGCGCCAGCATGATGTCACACAAGGCAGCATTACCCTCAATGGGCACAATCTCAAAGATTATCGCCTAGAGGATTTGCGTGGTCTCATCGGCTATGTGCCCCAAGACCAGTTTCTCTTTGCCACGACTATCCTAGAAAATGTTCGCTTTGGCAATCCCGAACTCAGTAGAAGCGCTGTCGCAGAAGCAACCAAGCTCTCACAAGTCTACGAGGACATTATGGCAATGCCAGAGGGCTTTGACACGGTTGTCGGTGAGAAAGGAGTCAGCCTGTCAGGTGGGCAAAAGCAAAGACTTGCCATGAGCCGTGCTATGATTTTAGACCCAGAGATTTTACTGCTGGATGACTCCCTGTCAGCTGTGGACGCAAAGACTGAGCATGCTATTATTGATAATTTGCGAGAGACACGGCAAAATCAAACCACGATTATCACAGCGCACCGCCTGTCAGCTGTGGTGCATGCTGACCTTATCTTGGTCTTACAGGACGGCACTATTATCGAGCAGGGTCGTCATGAAGACTTGCTAAGAGCAGACGGCTGGTATGCTAAGACCTACGCCTCACAGCAGTTAGAAATGGAGGAGACGCTATGA
- a CDS encoding VanZ family protein yields MSRFFEKLALWDDALTLTAKGRRLVWILIGLYGLMIAYMCFGPQHVVAGMETPNIQHVGRLVFLLVPFNSLVSLGEIESAWQLFWVIGQNVVNCFLLYPLMLGLLVLFKELRTPKRSLLVAFACSLFIECTQLLIDALFDANRVFEVDDLWTNSLGGLFALWTYRFLVKWHSRS; encoded by the coding sequence GTGAGTCGTTTCTTTGAAAAGCTCGCCTTGTGGGATGACGCACTAACCTTGACTGCAAAAGGCAGACGCTTGGTCTGGATTTTGATTGGGCTATATGGCTTGATGATAGCCTACATGTGCTTTGGTCCACAGCATGTTGTTGCCGGCATGGAGACACCAAACATCCAGCATGTAGGGCGTCTGGTCTTTTTGCTGGTTCCCTTTAACTCGCTGGTCAGTCTAGGTGAGATAGAGAGCGCTTGGCAGTTATTTTGGGTGATTGGGCAAAATGTGGTCAACTGCTTTTTGCTCTATCCCTTGATGTTAGGTTTGCTGGTGCTCTTTAAGGAGCTTCGCACCCCAAAGCGCAGTCTTCTTGTCGCTTTTGCCTGTAGCCTTTTTATCGAGTGCACACAGCTTCTTATCGATGCTCTCTTTGACGCCAATCGTGTTTTTGAGGTTGATGACCTCTGGACTAATAGTCTAGGTGGGCTCTTTGCTCTATGGACTTATCGTTTTTTAGTGAAATGGCATAGCCGCTCTTAA
- the rlmN gene encoding 23S rRNA (adenine(2503)-C(2))-methyltransferase RlmN, translating into MKPSIYSLTRDELIEWAIAHGEKKFRATQIWDWLYRKRVQSFEEMTNISKDFIALLNENFCVNPLKQRIVQESADGTVKYLFELPDGMLIETVLMRQHYGLSVCVTTQVGCNIGCTFCASGLIKKQRDLNNGEITAQIMLVQKYFDERGQDERVSHVVVMGIGEPFDNYDNVMKFLRTINDDNGLAIGARHITVSTSGLAHKIRDFANEGVQVNLAVSLHAPNNDLRSSIMRINRSFPLEKLFDAIEYYIEKTNRRVTFEYIMLNEVNDGVEQAQELADLTKNIRKLSYVNLIPYNPVSEHDQYSRSPKERVAVFYDVLKKNGVNCVVRQEHGTDIDAACGQLRSNTMKRDRQKAAAALGAKK; encoded by the coding sequence ATGAAACCATCGATTTATAGTTTAACCCGAGATGAGCTGATTGAGTGGGCGATAGCGCACGGGGAGAAAAAATTTAGAGCAACGCAGATTTGGGATTGGCTCTACCGCAAGCGTGTCCAATCGTTTGAGGAGATGACCAACATTTCAAAAGATTTCATCGCTCTTTTAAATGAAAACTTCTGTGTCAATCCGCTCAAGCAACGTATCGTTCAAGAGTCAGCAGATGGTACGGTTAAGTATCTCTTTGAATTGCCAGATGGGATGTTGATTGAGACCGTTTTGATGCGTCAGCACTACGGGCTTTCTGTCTGTGTGACCACTCAAGTCGGCTGTAACATCGGCTGTACTTTCTGTGCCAGTGGCTTGATTAAAAAGCAACGTGACCTAAACAACGGTGAAATCACTGCCCAAATCATGCTAGTGCAAAAGTATTTTGACGAGCGTGGACAGGATGAGCGTGTCAGCCATGTCGTGGTCATGGGAATTGGTGAGCCTTTTGATAACTATGACAATGTCATGAAGTTCTTGCGTACTATCAACGACGACAATGGACTGGCTATCGGTGCTCGTCACATCACCGTGTCTACGTCAGGACTTGCTCACAAGATTCGTGATTTTGCAAATGAAGGCGTTCAAGTCAACTTGGCAGTCTCTCTACACGCACCAAACAACGACTTGCGCTCAAGTATCATGCGTATCAACCGCTCTTTCCCGCTGGAAAAACTCTTTGACGCTATTGAATATTACATCGAAAAAACCAACCGTCGTGTGACCTTTGAGTACATCATGCTCAACGAAGTCAATGACGGTGTGGAGCAGGCGCAAGAACTCGCTGATTTGACCAAAAATATCAGAAAGCTGTCTTATGTCAACCTCATCCCGTATAACCCTGTCAGTGAGCATGACCAGTACAGCCGTAGTCCTAAGGAACGTGTAGCTGTTTTCTACGATGTGCTCAAGAAAAACGGTGTCAACTGTGTGGTGCGTCAAGAGCATGGAACAGATATTGATGCGGCTTGTGGACAATTGCGCTCAAACACTATGAAGCGTGACCGCCAAAAGGCAGCGGCAGCGCTAGGAGCTAAGAAGTGA
- a CDS encoding YutD family protein → MRKEISEEMYNYNKFPGPQFMLVGDRVKSDSYEFSLIDNEKSAFDATAFTQRFSEVLLKYDYIVGDWGNEQLRLRGFYKKTPKGKENKNITRLEDYLNEYCNFGCAYFVLENPEPEEIFFEEELVTKRKKKSNKKERQNYPFKDKKRKDSVRRDNKRRRRQEERAIKDARAQFVIRKKEK, encoded by the coding sequence ATGCGTAAGGAAATCTCAGAAGAGATGTATAACTACAACAAGTTTCCTGGGCCGCAGTTTATGCTTGTCGGTGACAGGGTAAAAAGTGATAGTTATGAGTTTAGCTTGATTGACAATGAAAAATCAGCTTTTGATGCCACTGCCTTTACGCAACGCTTTTCAGAAGTGCTCCTCAAGTATGACTATATCGTCGGGGATTGGGGCAATGAACAGCTGCGCCTAAGAGGTTTTTACAAAAAAACACCTAAAGGCAAGGAAAACAAAAACATCACAAGACTAGAAGATTATCTCAATGAATATTGCAACTTTGGCTGTGCTTACTTTGTGCTTGAAAATCCTGAGCCAGAGGAAATCTTCTTTGAGGAAGAGCTTGTTACCAAAAGAAAGAAAAAAAGTAACAAAAAAGAGCGTCAAAACTATCCATTCAAGGATAAAAAACGAAAAGATAGCGTGCGCCGAGACAATAAGCGTAGACGTCGCCAAGAAGAGCGTGCGATTAAGGATGCTAGAGCGCAGTTTGTCATCAGAAAGAAAGAAAAATAA
- a CDS encoding bifunctional metallophosphatase/5'-nucleotidase yields MSEHIRLLHINDLHSHFEAYPKIKRFFEEKRSSQQVETLTLDLGDNIDRSHPLTDATLGGANVSLMNDLGIQLATIGNNEGIGLSKDVLNHVYDTAQFQLILGNLESQGQRPSWTQPYHLYKTKEGTTIAFLAYTFPYIATYEPNGWQVLDPLVCLAQDLERPEVKAADFRIVMSHLGIRYDEKIAEHFEAVDLIIGAHTHHVFEEGKQLGTTYLAAAGKYGQYVGEINLFFDNHKLEEVNITAHETRCLPSQAGDDAFISHLEDEGHRLLRKYPIKTFKEDFDLEKSCQLVMDAMLDYAKADVVIINSGLVVTPFVKELSRDSLQKSLPHQMRLAVVEVDKAAFLKICQDIYSEALFLKNEKIRGMGFRGRIFGDIVQKGFTYKNHEIVYNSHIAKKEKLRLVLVDQYVFARYFETLKAYPAQLLFPDLLREVVENYIVKTF; encoded by the coding sequence ATGAGCGAGCACATCCGTCTATTACATATCAATGATTTGCATTCCCATTTTGAAGCTTACCCGAAAATCAAGCGCTTTTTTGAGGAGAAGCGCTCTAGTCAGCAAGTAGAAACCCTAACGCTAGACCTTGGTGACAATATCGACAGAAGCCATCCGCTGACAGATGCGACGCTAGGTGGGGCAAATGTCAGCTTGATGAATGACCTTGGTATTCAACTGGCTACAATCGGCAACAACGAAGGTATTGGCTTATCCAAAGATGTACTCAACCATGTCTACGACACAGCGCAGTTTCAGCTGATTTTAGGGAACCTAGAAAGTCAAGGGCAAAGACCTAGCTGGACGCAGCCTTATCATCTTTACAAGACCAAAGAGGGGACGACTATTGCTTTTCTCGCTTATACCTTTCCCTACATAGCTACTTATGAACCGAATGGCTGGCAGGTGCTTGACCCACTGGTTTGTTTGGCACAGGACCTCGAACGTCCTGAGGTAAAGGCAGCTGATTTTCGGATTGTCATGAGTCATTTGGGCATTCGCTATGATGAGAAGATTGCTGAACATTTTGAGGCGGTTGACCTTATCATCGGTGCTCATACGCACCATGTCTTTGAAGAAGGCAAACAGTTGGGAACGACTTATCTGGCTGCGGCTGGCAAGTACGGGCAGTATGTCGGCGAGATTAACCTCTTTTTTGATAATCACAAGCTAGAGGAGGTTAACATCACAGCGCATGAGACCAGGTGCTTACCTAGTCAGGCTGGAGATGACGCTTTTATTTCTCATTTAGAGGATGAAGGGCATCGACTACTGCGAAAATATCCGATAAAGACCTTTAAAGAGGACTTTGACCTTGAGAAGAGTTGCCAGTTGGTCATGGATGCTATGCTTGACTATGCTAAGGCTGATGTGGTGATTATCAATTCTGGCTTGGTAGTGACACCTTTTGTCAAAGAGTTGAGTCGAGATAGTTTGCAAAAGAGCCTGCCTCATCAGATGAGACTCGCCGTTGTCGAGGTGGACAAGGCAGCTTTTTTAAAGATTTGTCAGGATATTTACAGCGAAGCTCTGTTTCTCAAAAATGAAAAAATTCGTGGCATGGGCTTTCGAGGGCGTATTTTTGGCGATATTGTCCAAAAAGGTTTTACTTACAAAAATCATGAAATAGTGTATAATAGTCATATTGCCAAAAAGGAGAAGCTGCGCTTGGTGCTTGTGGATCAGTATGTCTTTGCACGCTACTTTGAGACACTCAAAGCCTATCCAGCACAGCTCCTTTTTCCCGACTTGCTACGAGAGGTCGTCGAAAACTACATCGTCAAAACGTTTTAA
- a CDS encoding epoxyqueuosine reductase QueH encodes MINVTEVLEKMNPNQKINYDRVMQQMVKVWQRETLRPKILMHVCCAPCSTYTLEYLTQYADVTIYFANSNIHPKAEYEKREYVTKKFVSDFNERTGNHVQFLAETYQPNEFVKIVRGLEDEPEGGDRCKVCFDYRLDKTAQKAVELGFDYFGSALTISPHKNAQTINSIGLDVQKVYATKYLPSDFKKNKGYLRSVEMCEEYDIYRQCYCGCVYGATAQGIDLVKVKKEAAAFMADKQDDSDFSHIRFVYKGKEV; translated from the coding sequence ATGATTAACGTGACTGAGGTTTTAGAAAAGATGAACCCCAATCAAAAGATAAACTACGACCGTGTCATGCAGCAGATGGTCAAGGTTTGGCAAAGAGAGACTCTACGACCAAAGATTTTGATGCATGTCTGCTGCGCTCCGTGCTCGACCTATACTTTAGAGTATCTGACGCAGTATGCGGATGTGACCATTTACTTTGCCAACTCAAACATCCATCCCAAAGCAGAGTATGAAAAGCGTGAGTATGTCACCAAGAAGTTTGTCAGTGATTTTAATGAGCGCACAGGCAATCACGTACAGTTTTTAGCGGAGACTTATCAGCCAAATGAATTTGTCAAGATTGTGCGTGGGCTAGAGGATGAGCCAGAAGGGGGCGACCGATGTAAGGTCTGCTTTGACTATCGTTTAGATAAAACGGCGCAAAAGGCAGTGGAGCTTGGTTTTGACTATTTTGGTTCAGCGCTGACTATCAGCCCGCACAAAAATGCGCAGACCATCAACTCGATTGGTCTTGATGTCCAAAAAGTCTATGCGACGAAGTATCTACCGAGCGATTTTAAGAAAAACAAGGGCTACCTGCGCTCAGTTGAGATGTGTGAGGAGTATGATATCTACCGCCAGTGCTACTGTGGTTGTGTCTACGGTGCGACAGCGCAAGGCATTGACCTTGTCAAGGTCAAAAAAGAAGCGGCAGCCTTTATGGCAGACAAGCAGGATGATAGCGATTTTTCACATATTCGTTTTGTCTATAAGGGAAAAGAAGTCTAG
- a CDS encoding SepM family pheromone-processing serine protease has protein sequence MTSKQEKKKSFWQRFKWWLVGIIAVVFVLFSLFVPLPYYVEMPGGAFDIKSVLTVNGKGDSQKGSYNFVAVGVSQATLAQLLYALATPDTVIETEQDTTGGYSNEDYIRINQFYMESSQNTAIYQALKLAGKEVTMDYKGVYVLNVADNSTFKNVLQIADTVTGVNGKTFESSKELIDYVGGLKLGDKVSVSYISDGKSKTAEGKIVKLSNGKNGIGIGLTDHTEVNSPVKVAFSTEGVGGPSAGLMFTLAIYDQVSGENLRNGRVIAGTGTIESDGSVGDIGGAGLKVISAAQAGAEIFFVPNNPVDEAVKKKDPSAKTNYEEAKEAAKKIGTDMKIVPVTTLQEAIDYLKNTK, from the coding sequence ATGACAAGTAAGCAAGAAAAAAAGAAGTCATTTTGGCAGCGATTTAAGTGGTGGCTAGTTGGCATTATCGCAGTCGTTTTTGTCCTCTTTAGTCTTTTTGTGCCACTTCCTTATTATGTTGAAATGCCTGGTGGTGCTTTTGACATCAAGTCTGTCTTGACCGTCAATGGCAAAGGAGATAGCCAAAAAGGGTCTTATAACTTTGTGGCGGTAGGGGTTAGTCAAGCGACTCTAGCCCAGCTTCTCTACGCTCTAGCGACACCAGATACGGTTATCGAGACAGAGCAGGACACGACGGGTGGCTACAGCAACGAGGACTATATCCGTATCAACCAGTTTTACATGGAAAGCTCGCAAAACACAGCCATTTACCAAGCTCTAAAACTGGCTGGAAAAGAAGTGACCATGGACTACAAGGGTGTTTATGTGCTCAATGTCGCAGACAACTCGACCTTCAAGAACGTCTTGCAAATTGCAGACACAGTGACAGGTGTCAACGGTAAGACCTTTGAGAGTTCAAAAGAGTTGATTGACTACGTGGGTGGCTTGAAGCTGGGCGATAAAGTGAGCGTCAGCTATATATCAGACGGCAAGAGTAAAACTGCAGAAGGTAAAATCGTCAAACTTAGCAACGGTAAAAACGGGATTGGTATTGGACTAACTGACCACACAGAGGTTAACTCTCCTGTCAAAGTCGCCTTTTCAACAGAAGGTGTCGGAGGACCTAGCGCTGGCTTGATGTTTACCTTAGCCATTTATGACCAAGTGTCTGGGGAAAATCTGCGTAATGGACGTGTGATTGCAGGAACGGGAACCATTGAGTCTGATGGTTCTGTTGGTGATATCGGCGGAGCAGGACTCAAGGTCATCTCAGCGGCGCAGGCTGGTGCGGAGATTTTCTTTGTCCCAAATAATCCAGTAGACGAAGCGGTTAAAAAGAAAGACCCAAGTGCTAAAACCAACTACGAAGAAGCAAAAGAAGCAGCCAAGAAGATAGGAACAGACATGAAGATTGTCCCTGTCACAACGCTTCAAGAAGCGATTGATTATCTAAAAAATACAAAATAA